The genomic DNA CAGTCCTTCGAAATAGCTGTTGCTTACGATTTCGTTCCGCATGCGCGGAAAGTCTTCCCTGCGATCGTATTCCGTGCCCTCGATCTTCATCACGCTGTTCCAGTTGTACATCAGATCGTAGGCGCTGGAAAAACCGGCCGCCCGCACGCCGGGGATGGACTCCAAGCGCTGCCGCAGCTCCTCGTAGAAGGCCCACTTCTTCTGGTTGGTGTCATAGCGCTCGCCCGACAGATCGATGCGAGCGATCAGCATGCGCTCCGTGTCGTAAGGCGGACTGTATTGCTGGGCCGCCTGCACAGTCTTGACCATGGCCCCCGCCGCGATGAGCAGACCAAGCGAGAACGACATCTGCAGCACCACCAGCAGCTTGCTGATGCGACCGATGGCGATTCCGGACGAGGTGCGCGAGTTGTCCTTCAACACCTCGTTCACGTTGGTTCGCGACGCTCTCAGAGCTGGCAACACGCCAGCGAGCAAACTCGAAACCAGAGTCGCCACGAACAGCAAGCCGAGCTCCTTGAAATCGATGTTAACATTCATCCAGCTGGGCAGAGAAACGTTGTCGGAACTCATCACGAAATTCCAAACCGCCTTCGAAGTCACCTCGCCCACCGCCCAGCCGCCCAATCCACCCAAAATGGCGATGAACAATCCCTCCACTAACAGTTGCGCCACCAAGCGCTGCCGCCCCGCTCCGAGCGACGAGCGAATGGCCAGCTCCTTGGTGCGACCCAGCATTCGCGTCGAAAGGATGTTCGCCACGTTGGCGCAGGCGATCAGCAACACCAGCACGCTGCATAAGAGCATCACATCGAAGAGATTCCTGATGTTTTCAGGCAGATAGAGAGCCCCCAAGGGCTCGAAAAGCACGGTCGTAAATCCTGTATTTGTATCTGGATACAACTCCTGAAAGCGTTTCGCGAGACTGTTGAACTCCGCGTTGGCCTGGGCCAAGGAAACGTCATCGCGCAGCAGACCGACCACCAGATGCCCTTGCCCGACTCCGCGCGACTCGTCCTCCTGACGCTTGGATGGCACCCAGATTTGAGATTCGGAGACGAAATCGAATCCCTCCCGGGCGACGCCTAGAACGGTGTAGGCGCCGCCGTTCAGGGTGAGGCCCTTGCCCACGATATCTGGATCCGACTTCAGTTCGTTCTGCCAAAACGAATGACTGATCACCACCGAGCGCTCGATCTCCGCGCGGACGTCCTCGTTGCTGAAGAAGCGCCCCATCAGCGGCTTCGCGTTGAGAGCCTTGAAGAAGTCGGGCGTCACCTGATAGCCCGAAACGCGCTCCGGCTGGCCATCCAGCAACACGTTGAACGCGATGCCGCGTAGGGCTGACAGGTGGGCGAAACTGGTTTGCTCCGCCTCGAAATCCTCGAACACCACATAGCGCCAATTGGAAAACTGGTTTCCGTTTTTCCAAAGGTGCTCCGTAGCCGGATCCCAACGCATGGTCACCATCTGATCGATCTTTTCATAGTTCGGCGTGCCGCGAGCCACCCCGAAAATCATGGTCAGCATCAGGGTAACCAAACCCAGTCCGATCGCATAGGCCGCCACCGCGAAAAGCAGGGAGCCAGGCGATTTTTGGAACTGGCGAATGCCGACTTTGAAGTCGCTAAGATAGGTTTTCATAGGGATACGGAAAGTTGGGGTCGTCAGCCGAGATACCCCATTGCGAACAGAAAGGTTACATACTATGGTGAGAACCGCCAGGAGCTTGATCCCGCGACTCGCGTCCCTACGCTGCAAACGCTTAACCCCCACCCTCACGCTTATGCCCACCGTTCATCGTCTGATTCGTCTGCTCGCCAGCATCGCTGCCACCGCGAGCATCTCCCTCGCTCTCCACGCCAAGCCACTCGTAAACGCTCAACGCGTCGACGAAGCCCTTCGCAAGCTGGTAGACGACGAAGGGTTGGTTGGCGTCTCGGCGCTCGTTTTCGAAAAAGGACACGAAGCCTACTTCGGCGCCTACGGAATGGCAGATCGGGAAAACGGCCGCCCCATGCGGCGCGTTACCCTAGCCTACATCTATTCCATGACCAAGCCCATCACCGGCGTGGCCCTCATGCAGCTGCACGAACAAGGCAAATTCCGCCTCGACGACCCCATCGCCAAATTCGCCCCCGAATTCGCCAACCTAAAGGTGTATTCAGGAACGGACGACGATGGAAATCCGATTTTCGAAATACCCAATCGCGCCCCCACCATTCGCGACTTCACACGCCACACCGCTGGACTTAGCCGAGGCGAAACGCCGGGAGATCCGATAGAGCTGGCCTACAAGTCGGAGAACCCGATGGACCTCGATAATTCCCTCACGGAAATGGCCGAAAGATTGGGACGCGTGCCCCTCGCCTACCACCCGGGCGAGCGCTGGCTCTACGGCGACTCCGTCGACGTGCAGGCCTTCCTCGTGGAGCGACTTAGCGGTCAGCCCTTCGACGCGTACCTGCAAGAACACATTTTCGAGCCGCTAGGCATGGAGGAGACTGGCTACTATTTCGGCCCGGAATACGATGAACGACGCACCGTCATCTACGAACGGCAAGAGGATGGCAGCTTCGCGCCTGAGGATCCTCTTTTCATCGAGTACAACCAAGCGCCACGCGTCTTGAAACCCGGCGGCTGGGGGCTGATCTCCACCTTGGACGACTATATGCGCTTCGCCCGCATGCTGCTG from Pelagicoccus sp. SDUM812003 includes the following:
- a CDS encoding ADOP family duplicated permease; this translates as MKTYLSDFKVGIRQFQKSPGSLLFAVAAYAIGLGLVTLMLTMIFGVARGTPNYEKIDQMVTMRWDPATEHLWKNGNQFSNWRYVVFEDFEAEQTSFAHLSALRGIAFNVLLDGQPERVSGYQVTPDFFKALNAKPLMGRFFSNEDVRAEIERSVVISHSFWQNELKSDPDIVGKGLTLNGGAYTVLGVAREGFDFVSESQIWVPSKRQEDESRGVGQGHLVVGLLRDDVSLAQANAEFNSLAKRFQELYPDTNTGFTTVLFEPLGALYLPENIRNLFDVMLLCSVLVLLIACANVANILSTRMLGRTKELAIRSSLGAGRQRLVAQLLVEGLFIAILGGLGGWAVGEVTSKAVWNFVMSSDNVSLPSWMNVNIDFKELGLLFVATLVSSLLAGVLPALRASRTNVNEVLKDNSRTSSGIAIGRISKLLVVLQMSFSLGLLIAAGAMVKTVQAAQQYSPPYDTERMLIARIDLSGERYDTNQKKWAFYEELRQRLESIPGVRAAGFSSAYDLMYNWNSVMKIEGTEYDRREDFPRMRNEIVSNSYFEGLGISIIEGRGFTAFDVAQEEGNNDGVIVVNKFLADTYWPGQSPIGKRIRDTWDDEGPWLEVVGVVGETEMLGPGAQDEASRAGFYQPLGQRSWLSTPTVYLYAESDPLALVEPFRRAVLEIDPSLSPHRIKRVDTAVKDNQFGLYFFRNMFGLFGIGALILASVGIYGVMSFSVVQRTMEYGIRRSLGAPSSRVTVLIFRRGALQAGLGIVIGLLFGYALVGLVRQMIDEVRGDVMSFLVPTLCIVAISILALWMPSKRVNSVELADVLRES
- a CDS encoding serine hydrolase domain-containing protein — translated: MPTVHRLIRLLASIAATASISLALHAKPLVNAQRVDEALRKLVDDEGLVGVSALVFEKGHEAYFGAYGMADRENGRPMRRVTLAYIYSMTKPITGVALMQLHEQGKFRLDDPIAKFAPEFANLKVYSGTDDDGNPIFEIPNRAPTIRDFTRHTAGLSRGETPGDPIELAYKSENPMDLDNSLTEMAERLGRVPLAYHPGERWLYGDSVDVQAFLVERLSGQPFDAYLQEHIFEPLGMEETGYYFGPEYDERRTVIYERQEDGSFAPEDPLFIEYNQAPRVLKPGGWGLISTLDDYMRFARMLLNQGEMDGARILNPDTIKLMATNALPATLTDSIWLPSKGQVGFGIDFATRIASPATAEENSGEIGEFFWDGRASTLFWVDPENQIAAVLFVQMMPFNTIEVHKTFRDAIYWDDETAAAPRE